The Chryseolinea soli genome contains a region encoding:
- a CDS encoding PVC-type heme-binding CxxCH protein has translation MLTFHFRPAALLGMVALAAFSCQQKPSGAGGEHSTESSLADLKVHDGLEVTLFASEPMFSNPTNIAIDERGRVWVCEAYNYRSEYNIKNPVKKEGDRIMILEDTDGDGKADKSKVFYQGTDVNSALGIALLGNKVIVSCSPNVFVFTDDNGDDVPDKKEIFFKGIQGLQHDHGMHTFVFGPDGRLYFNFGNAGVSLLNPAGDTVVDVHGHKVVTNGKPFREGMVMRCDVDGSHVEVLGNNFRNNFEVSIDPYGTMWQSDNDDDGNKGTRINYVMEYGNYGYRDEMTGASWGSRRTNMEKEIPFRHWHLNDPGVVPNVLQTGSGSPAGITVYEGDLLPEIFRGQMIHAEPGHNVVRSYPVENDGAGYKATIVNILEGQKDQWFRPSDVAIAPDGSLFVADWYDPGVGGHQVGDLDRGRIYRVAPTGSKYTTPKTDISTIDGALTALLNPNAAVRYLGWNALAAAGDKAAHALEKIWKGNNARQRAQALWLLTRLPKSDDYLAQALGDADANIRITGIRVARLLKKDILPIAMKLQSDTSPQVRREVALAIRGNSSAEAAEIWTALAQQYDGKDRWYLEALGISAEGNSDAYFSAWKKKVGADWNTPVNRDIVWRSRSKYAMPLLAELIKTSSDQEMLRYFRAFDFQTDASKQQVLTQLVQQSQGDRLLYALKHMDASKLKMTPAITTALNKVLEQKKGKIEFVELVTLFKLQNRSNDLLQLAIHYPDSAVGKESAKVLLNWNKTDLMQKTINGSNKDNAQAMVKALWPLMYNSKTISIMESIMMDSTKDIELRKLAVKTFGGPWEAEDRLLELAKENKIPTDLQTAAGGVFQTAWRGTLREEAAKYLKLPGSKAGTALPSIAVLADKHGDAAKGQQVFKTLCVTCHKVKGEGVSFGPELSEIGDKLPKEALYTSILFPDQGISFGFEGYRFKLNDGSSAFGRIVSETEDKVEVQYMSNQQTVAKENIASRTKLETSLMPSNLQSSMTEEELVDLVEYLSTLKKDERVSKN, from the coding sequence ATGTTAACATTCCATTTTCGCCCGGCCGCTCTGCTGGGCATGGTGGCCCTGGCCGCCTTCAGCTGTCAACAGAAACCCTCGGGCGCTGGCGGCGAACACTCTACGGAAAGCTCCCTGGCCGATCTCAAAGTGCACGATGGCCTGGAAGTGACCCTCTTCGCTTCCGAACCCATGTTTTCCAATCCCACGAACATTGCCATCGACGAACGCGGCCGTGTTTGGGTGTGTGAAGCTTATAACTATCGCAGCGAATACAACATCAAAAACCCCGTAAAGAAGGAAGGCGACCGCATCATGATCCTGGAAGACACCGACGGCGACGGCAAGGCCGACAAAAGCAAGGTGTTCTACCAGGGTACCGACGTGAATTCAGCCCTTGGCATTGCCCTGTTGGGAAACAAGGTGATCGTTTCCTGCAGCCCGAATGTATTTGTGTTTACCGACGATAACGGCGACGATGTGCCCGATAAAAAAGAGATCTTCTTCAAAGGCATTCAGGGCCTGCAACATGATCACGGCATGCACACTTTTGTGTTCGGGCCCGACGGACGTCTGTATTTTAACTTTGGGAATGCCGGTGTGTCGCTGCTCAATCCCGCCGGCGACACCGTCGTAGATGTTCACGGCCACAAAGTGGTCACGAACGGAAAGCCTTTTCGCGAAGGCATGGTGATGCGCTGCGATGTAGATGGAAGTCACGTGGAAGTCTTGGGAAATAACTTCCGGAACAATTTTGAAGTGAGCATCGATCCCTACGGCACGATGTGGCAATCCGACAACGACGACGACGGCAATAAGGGCACGCGCATCAACTACGTGATGGAATATGGCAACTATGGCTACCGCGACGAGATGACGGGCGCCAGCTGGGGTTCGCGCCGCACCAATATGGAGAAGGAGATTCCCTTCCGCCACTGGCACTTGAACGATCCGGGGGTAGTGCCGAACGTGTTGCAAACCGGTTCAGGCTCTCCGGCGGGCATCACAGTGTATGAAGGCGATCTGTTGCCCGAAATATTCCGCGGCCAGATGATCCACGCCGAACCTGGGCACAACGTCGTGCGGTCTTATCCTGTGGAAAATGATGGCGCTGGTTATAAAGCTACGATCGTAAACATCCTGGAAGGCCAGAAAGATCAATGGTTCCGCCCCAGCGACGTAGCCATCGCACCGGATGGTTCTTTGTTTGTTGCCGACTGGTACGATCCGGGCGTAGGCGGCCACCAGGTAGGTGATCTGGATCGCGGGCGGATCTACCGTGTGGCACCGACCGGTTCCAAATACACCACGCCAAAAACAGACATCAGCACCATCGACGGTGCGCTGACCGCCCTGCTAAATCCCAACGCCGCCGTGCGCTATCTGGGATGGAATGCCCTGGCCGCCGCCGGCGACAAAGCGGCGCATGCTTTGGAAAAAATCTGGAAAGGAAATAACGCCCGTCAAAGAGCCCAGGCCTTGTGGCTTCTCACCCGGCTTCCCAAAAGCGACGACTACCTTGCCCAGGCCTTGGGTGATGCTGATGCAAACATTCGCATCACGGGTATCCGGGTGGCACGCTTGCTGAAAAAAGATATCCTACCCATAGCCATGAAGTTGCAAAGCGATACATCCCCTCAGGTTCGTCGCGAAGTCGCCTTGGCGATCCGGGGAAATTCATCTGCCGAAGCCGCAGAGATATGGACAGCGTTGGCGCAGCAATACGATGGCAAAGACCGTTGGTACCTGGAGGCGCTTGGTATCAGTGCAGAAGGAAACTCGGATGCGTATTTCAGCGCCTGGAAAAAGAAAGTCGGTGCCGATTGGAACACGCCGGTGAACCGCGACATCGTGTGGCGAAGCCGCAGCAAATATGCGATGCCTTTGCTGGCGGAGCTCATCAAAACATCGAGCGACCAGGAAATGCTGCGCTACTTCCGTGCGTTCGACTTCCAAACCGACGCATCCAAACAGCAGGTGCTCACTCAACTGGTGCAGCAAAGTCAGGGCGACCGGTTGCTCTATGCTTTGAAACACATGGACGCCTCAAAACTAAAAATGACACCCGCCATCACAACGGCGCTAAACAAAGTGCTGGAGCAAAAGAAGGGGAAGATCGAATTTGTGGAGCTTGTCACGTTGTTCAAGCTGCAAAATCGCTCGAACGATCTGCTGCAACTGGCGATTCACTATCCCGACAGTGCAGTCGGAAAAGAATCGGCAAAAGTGCTCTTGAACTGGAACAAGACCGACCTGATGCAAAAGACCATCAACGGCAGCAACAAAGACAACGCCCAGGCAATGGTGAAAGCCCTGTGGCCGCTGATGTATAATTCGAAAACCATCTCCATCATGGAGTCGATCATGATGGACAGCACGAAGGACATCGAACTGCGAAAACTGGCCGTGAAAACCTTTGGCGGTCCGTGGGAAGCCGAAGACCGTTTGCTGGAGTTGGCCAAGGAGAACAAGATACCCACCGACCTGCAAACGGCGGCCGGCGGTGTATTTCAAACGGCATGGCGTGGCACATTGCGAGAGGAAGCGGCCAAATATCTGAAGCTCCCGGGCAGCAAAGCCGGTACGGCACTTCCGTCCATAGCGGTCCTCGCAGACAAGCACGGCGACGCTGCCAAGGGACAGCAAGTCTTTAAGACACTTTGCGTCACCTGTCATAAAGTGAAAGGCGAGGGCGTGAGCTTTGGGCCGGAACTCAGCGAGATCGGCGACAAGCTCCCCAAGGAAGCGCTCTACACATCCATTCTCTTTCCCGACCAGGGCATCAGCTTTGGCTTTGAGGGCTACCGGTTTAAGCTCAACGACGGTTCTTCTGCTTTCGGGCGTATCGTTTCTGAAACAGAGGACAAGGTAGAGGTGCAATACATGAGCAACCAGCAAACGGTGGCCAAGGAAAACATCGCGTCGCGCACCAAGCTGGAAACGTCGCTGATGCCTTCCAACCTGCAATCGTCCATGACGGAAGAGGAATTGGTTGATCTTGTTGAATACCTCAGCACGTTGAAGAAAGACGAGCGCGTCAGTAAGAACTAG
- a CDS encoding AsmA family protein, whose translation MKKALKWTFIVIGGLVVLILAAAFIIPIVFKDDIQAAIKKELAKSVNADVMFDVDKFNLTLFRNFPNITAEMSDLGVINRAPFEGEMLFATEKFEVEVNLKEILFGSQLRLKGITLVRPRITVLVMEDGRANYDIAIPSSDTTTTEEGSSEFSFGIDHWEIQDGELVYDDKSLPFKMELKGLNHSGSGDFTQDVFDLQTKTVADSVTVGYGGTDYLTNKHVEIDAVISIAEQYTKYTFKENSAKVNDFAMSFDGWFKMNEKDFGMDISFKSPENSFKSLLSLVPGIYTKSFNNIETKGELAFNGFVKGTYSEKQMPAFNVNLLVKDAMFKYPELPTAINNINVDLLVDNKDGVIDNTVIDLKKLHLDFGTNPVDAKALITKMYPTNLDANVMAKLNLAELSKMFPMEGLEMKGNYALNLSAKGVYDSLKKIIPAIDASMSLANGYVKSSQFPIPIEDLKFNSTIKNASGKMAETFITVKDLSMLMDGERFNANLALQNLDDYTWDLKAKGGIDIEKITKIFPVEGMNLAGKVKADLETKGKYSDLQAEKYDRLPTSGTASLTDFKYTSKDLPYAVTLSQATMVFDPKKIDLQKLEGKIGRSDISVNGSVLNYLGYVFGKNETIKGNVNFSSGLLDLNEFMTDTETTTTTDTASLGVLPVPDNIDFVLKSNIQKVVFMDYNMTNASGDVIVKDGVANLSGLKFNMLGGGFVVNGTYNTKDIKHPKYDLGLKIDGVSMKEAANKSSIVQSYAPIAGLINGKFSTDFKLSGELLPTMMPNMATVSGDGLIKIAQAALTQSKLISGITSLTKLENSDEVTLKDVLMSTSIKDGRLNVKPFDVKFGNYKTNVAGSTGLDGSLAYLLKMDVPAGKLGAEYNAFIAKNTSGGAKTDPNGNVPVTIALGGNYNSPKASLVSEEQKAQVKEAVTNVAKEEGTKALEKAVKGTDAEKIVGDILGTKKKDTTKTAAADTAKAKPVTTEDVQKKVEDEAKQKIQNFLKKKKN comes from the coding sequence ATGAAAAAAGCGCTTAAATGGACCTTTATTGTCATCGGTGGATTGGTTGTGTTGATCCTGGCTGCTGCCTTTATCATTCCTATTGTATTTAAAGATGACATCCAGGCCGCCATAAAGAAGGAACTGGCCAAGTCGGTGAACGCCGATGTGATGTTTGACGTCGATAAATTTAATCTGACACTTTTCCGGAATTTCCCCAACATCACCGCGGAGATGAGCGATTTGGGCGTGATCAATCGCGCACCGTTTGAAGGCGAAATGCTTTTTGCCACCGAGAAATTTGAAGTGGAGGTGAACCTGAAAGAAATTCTTTTTGGAAGCCAGCTGCGGCTGAAAGGGATCACCCTGGTGCGTCCCAGGATCACCGTCCTCGTGATGGAAGATGGCCGCGCCAACTACGACATTGCCATCCCTTCGTCCGATACCACGACCACAGAAGAAGGTTCAAGCGAATTTTCATTCGGCATCGACCACTGGGAAATCCAGGACGGCGAGTTGGTGTATGACGATAAGTCGCTCCCTTTTAAAATGGAATTGAAGGGCTTGAACCACTCCGGCAGCGGCGACTTCACCCAAGATGTTTTTGATCTGCAAACAAAAACCGTAGCGGACTCTGTCACGGTAGGCTATGGCGGCACGGATTACCTGACGAACAAACACGTCGAGATCGATGCGGTTATCTCCATTGCGGAACAGTATACCAAATACACCTTCAAAGAAAACTCAGCCAAGGTCAATGACTTTGCCATGAGCTTCGACGGTTGGTTCAAGATGAATGAAAAAGACTTTGGCATGGACATCTCGTTCAAGAGCCCCGAGAATTCATTCAAGAGCCTGCTCTCGCTCGTGCCGGGCATTTACACCAAAAGCTTCAACAACATCGAGACCAAGGGCGAGCTAGCCTTTAATGGTTTTGTGAAAGGTACCTACAGCGAAAAACAAATGCCTGCCTTCAACGTGAACCTGTTGGTGAAGGACGCCATGTTCAAATATCCCGAGCTGCCCACGGCCATTAACAACATCAACGTCGACCTGTTGGTGGATAACAAAGACGGCGTGATCGACAACACCGTGATCGACCTGAAAAAACTTCACCTCGATTTCGGCACCAACCCCGTAGATGCTAAAGCGCTCATCACCAAAATGTATCCCACCAACCTCGACGCCAACGTGATGGCTAAGCTAAACCTGGCCGAGTTGAGCAAGATGTTCCCCATGGAAGGATTGGAGATGAAAGGCAACTATGCCCTTAACCTCAGCGCAAAAGGCGTTTACGACAGCCTGAAGAAAATCATCCCGGCCATCGACGCTTCCATGTCGCTGGCCAATGGCTATGTGAAATCTTCGCAGTTTCCCATTCCCATTGAAGACCTGAAATTTAATTCCACGATAAAGAATGCCTCCGGAAAAATGGCCGAGACGTTCATCACCGTGAAAGACCTTTCCATGCTCATGGACGGCGAACGTTTCAACGCCAACCTGGCCTTGCAAAATCTTGACGACTACACCTGGGATTTGAAAGCGAAGGGTGGCATTGATATCGAAAAGATCACGAAGATCTTCCCCGTTGAAGGCATGAACCTGGCCGGAAAAGTGAAAGCCGATCTGGAAACCAAAGGAAAATACTCCGACCTGCAGGCCGAAAAATACGATCGCCTGCCCACCAGCGGAACAGCGTCGCTGACCGATTTCAAGTACACGTCAAAGGACCTGCCCTATGCCGTAACACTTTCACAGGCCACCATGGTCTTCGACCCCAAGAAGATCGACCTGCAAAAGCTGGAAGGCAAAATCGGACGTAGCGACATCAGTGTGAACGGCTCTGTGCTGAATTACCTCGGCTATGTGTTTGGGAAGAATGAAACCATCAAGGGAAATGTGAACTTCAGCTCCGGCCTGCTCGACCTGAACGAATTCATGACCGACACCGAGACGACCACCACCACCGACACTGCTAGTCTTGGCGTGCTTCCGGTACCAGACAATATCGACTTTGTATTGAAGTCGAATATTCAGAAAGTGGTATTCATGGACTACAACATGACCAACGCCTCGGGCGATGTGATCGTGAAGGACGGTGTGGCCAACCTCAGCGGATTGAAATTCAACATGCTGGGTGGAGGCTTTGTGGTGAACGGAACCTACAATACGAAAGACATCAAACACCCCAAATACGATCTCGGTCTGAAGATCGATGGCGTGTCGATGAAGGAAGCCGCCAACAAGTCATCGATCGTGCAAAGCTATGCACCCATTGCCGGTTTGATCAATGGCAAATTCTCTACCGACTTCAAGCTCAGCGGCGAACTGTTGCCCACCATGATGCCGAATATGGCGACGGTGAGCGGCGACGGTCTCATCAAGATCGCCCAGGCAGCCCTGACGCAATCCAAACTGATCTCCGGCATTACCTCGCTCACCAAACTGGAAAACTCAGACGAGGTGACGCTGAAGGATGTGTTGATGTCCACCAGCATCAAAGACGGCCGCTTGAATGTAAAGCCCTTCGACGTGAAGTTTGGAAACTATAAGACCAACGTCGCCGGCAGCACGGGCCTCGACGGTTCGCTTGCCTACCTCCTGAAGATGGACGTGCCCGCTGGGAAACTGGGCGCAGAGTACAATGCCTTCATTGCTAAAAACACCTCGGGCGGAGCCAAGACCGATCCCAACGGCAACGTTCCAGTGACAATCGCTTTGGGTGGAAACTACAACAGCCCCAAAGCGTCGCTGGTGTCGGAGGAACAAAAAGCACAAGTGAAGGAAGCGGTGACCAACGTGGCCAAGGAAGAAGGAACAAAAGCCTTGGAGAAAGCCGTGAAAGGAACCGATGCTGAGAAAATTGTCGGCGACATTTTAGGTACCAAGAAAAAGGATACCACCAAAACTGCTGCTGCCGATACCGCCAAGGCAAAACCCGTTACCACCGAAGACGTTCAGAAAAAAGTGGAGGACGAAGCCAAACAAAAGATCCAGAATTTCTTGAAGAAGAAGAAAAATTAA
- a CDS encoding aldehyde dehydrogenase family protein: protein MQAIASTPAVISPADDFSRHQAAVKSLRKEPIQNRRARLEKLRAWIHDHRRDIQEAMYADFRKNPTEVDAIEIYHVLAELKHALDNLEEWTLPTKIDAPLTLLGTRSFIQYEPRGVCLILSPWNYPFSLCVGPLVSSLAAGNAVIIKPSELTPHVSVLIHKMVEEIFEGAVVSVWEGGPEVSQALLQLPFDHIFFTGSPAIGKLVMKAAAENLASVTLELGGKSPAIVTASAHVKDAAKRVAFTKFLNNGQTCLAPDYVLVDKTKAADFTRALMEQTQLLFTEKGEPFENSAHYCRIVNQKHFERLHALVENALQQGAKIEFGGKMDAASRFIHPLILTGVPLQARVMEEEIFGPVLPVLAYDTIDEALAIVNGKQKPLALYVFVNDKITETRVLEETSSGGACVNDCGVHFMHPDLPFGGVNNSGIGKSHGYAGFLAFSNEKAVLKQRRGFTTANVFYPPYTAGVRKLMDWFLKLF from the coding sequence ATGCAAGCCATAGCCTCCACCCCGGCAGTAATTTCCCCTGCAGACGACTTTTCGCGCCACCAGGCGGCCGTCAAAAGCCTGCGCAAAGAGCCCATCCAAAACCGGAGGGCCCGCCTGGAAAAACTCCGGGCCTGGATACACGATCACCGCCGCGACATCCAGGAAGCCATGTATGCCGATTTCCGAAAGAATCCCACGGAGGTGGATGCGATCGAGATCTACCACGTGCTGGCAGAATTGAAGCACGCCCTGGACAACCTGGAGGAGTGGACGCTGCCAACAAAAATTGATGCGCCGCTAACACTATTGGGCACGCGCTCTTTTATCCAATATGAGCCGCGCGGCGTGTGCCTGATCCTGTCGCCTTGGAATTATCCGTTCAGCCTTTGTGTGGGTCCGTTGGTGTCGTCGCTGGCGGCGGGCAACGCCGTGATCATAAAGCCCTCGGAACTTACGCCGCACGTGTCTGTGCTGATCCACAAGATGGTGGAGGAGATCTTTGAGGGTGCCGTGGTCTCCGTGTGGGAAGGAGGGCCGGAAGTTTCGCAGGCGCTTTTGCAGCTTCCGTTTGATCATATTTTTTTCACAGGCAGCCCGGCCATTGGTAAGTTGGTGATGAAGGCGGCGGCCGAAAACCTGGCATCGGTGACCCTGGAGTTGGGGGGGAAATCGCCGGCGATCGTGACCGCGTCGGCCCATGTGAAAGACGCTGCCAAACGCGTTGCCTTCACCAAGTTCCTGAACAACGGGCAAACCTGTCTCGCCCCCGACTATGTGCTGGTAGACAAAACAAAAGCGGCCGATTTTACGAGGGCATTGATGGAACAAACTCAATTGCTTTTCACCGAGAAAGGCGAGCCGTTCGAAAACTCTGCGCATTACTGCCGCATCGTCAATCAAAAACATTTTGAACGCCTCCATGCGCTGGTGGAAAATGCACTGCAACAAGGCGCGAAAATAGAGTTCGGCGGAAAGATGGATGCGGCGTCGCGTTTCATTCACCCGCTGATCCTTACCGGCGTGCCCCTGCAGGCAAGGGTGATGGAGGAAGAGATCTTTGGCCCGGTTCTGCCCGTGCTGGCATATGACACGATCGACGAAGCCCTGGCGATCGTGAACGGGAAACAGAAACCTTTGGCACTGTATGTGTTTGTTAACGATAAAATAACAGAGACGCGCGTGTTGGAAGAAACGTCATCGGGCGGCGCCTGTGTGAACGATTGCGGGGTTCATTTTATGCACCCCGACTTGCCGTTTGGTGGTGTGAATAACAGCGGCATCGGCAAATCGCATGGCTATGCGGGTTTCCTGGCCTTTTCGAACGAGAAGGCCGTGCTGAAACAACGCCGTGGGTTCACCACGGCCAACGTGTTTTACCCGCCCTACACGGCCGGTGTGCGCAAACTGATGGATTGGTTCCTCAAGCTTTTTTAA
- a CDS encoding OmpA family protein — protein sequence MGRKFFKLVFPLFFITTSSLCQTEDSLIVAQGKILSASTKEPVTARITYQSLPYGNKVGVLNNNAYSFPMFGNEKYSIIVEAPGYSVAKYMLDPAEAKDGKNVIKDIELTTGSSAPSTEVGKVIRLDNLIFQVGKARLSPDSHSELEAVLNMMQQNKKMVIQLEGHTDFQGDPKENLKLSQMRVDAVKKYLVEKDIAKGRIKTKAFGGSQPLSRDNTPEAHRLNRRVELRILEN from the coding sequence ATGGGAAGAAAATTTTTTAAGCTGGTATTCCCGCTTTTCTTCATCACCACGAGTTCCCTTTGCCAAACGGAAGACAGTCTGATTGTAGCCCAAGGAAAAATCCTCAGCGCCAGCACCAAAGAACCGGTGACGGCCCGCATCACCTACCAAAGCTTGCCCTATGGCAACAAGGTTGGGGTGCTCAATAACAATGCGTATTCCTTTCCGATGTTCGGCAACGAAAAATATTCGATCATCGTGGAGGCCCCGGGCTACTCGGTGGCCAAATACATGCTCGATCCCGCCGAAGCGAAAGACGGAAAGAACGTGATCAAAGACATCGAACTCACCACGGGCAGTTCGGCACCGTCAACGGAAGTGGGAAAGGTGATCCGCCTCGACAACCTGATCTTCCAGGTAGGCAAGGCCCGGCTCAGCCCCGACTCGCATTCCGAATTGGAGGCCGTGCTGAACATGATGCAGCAAAACAAAAAGATGGTGATTCAATTGGAAGGTCACACCGACTTCCAGGGCGACCCGAAAGAAAACCTGAAGCTGTCGCAGATGCGCGTGGACGCGGTGAAGAAATACCTGGTAGAGAAAGATATCGCCAAGGGCCGTATCAAAACGAAAGCCTTCGGTGGTAGCCAGCCGCTGTCGCGGGATAACACACCGGAAGCGCACCGCCTGAATCGTCGCGTGGAGCTGCGCATTCTCGAGAACTAA
- a CDS encoding OmpA family protein, with translation MKRFLLSLILLAGITLTSKAQVVQWASKVIEFSSELTPVQYSAKQALGKPNVLPAGGQSPNAWAPDKPKRKEFLKLGFDNPISIRQIAIAESHNPSAIYRVLAYDEAGKEYVVNTLNPSAVPLKGRMLNLFMDPTPYKVAAIKIEFDGAAVPDYYSIDAVAISDSNYPIIADIPTMQLLASGILIEALDKNVNSEYSELNPLLSPDGKTLYFSRKNHPQNIGGVNDKEDIWYSQLDSAGHWQLAQNMGREFNNAGPNFVNTIRSVTPDGKSAIMLLGNKYTKNGKMEAGVSISSNVNGQWTKPKALNIDNDYNYNEKANYFLTDNRQTLLMSVEREDTKGSRDLYVSFMKSDSSWTEPKNLGDVVNTANEETAPFLASDDKTLYFSSNGFSGYGGSDIYVSKRLDDTWTNWSEPENLGPEINSPLEDLFFNIPASSEFAYYSRGVSETNTDIFRVKLPIIKNPEPWITVRGKIVDKTTGQPLGAKIVYERLPDGKGVGIAQSNPETGEYEIRLPAGHLYGLRAEADGKLSESQNLDTRDIKADQVIAKDFNLDPIAVATIAENVTIVLNNVFFDFDKATLKSESFPELNRVVTLMTEKPNMQIEISGHTDTSGPEQYNLGLSERRAKAVMKYFSDKGVPKDRMTVLFFGETKPTESNETKEGRKKNRRVEFKILKL, from the coding sequence ATGAAGCGTTTTCTACTTTCCCTAATCTTATTGGCGGGAATTACCCTTACATCAAAAGCCCAAGTGGTTCAATGGGCATCCAAAGTTATTGAGTTTTCATCAGAGCTTACGCCCGTCCAATACTCGGCTAAACAGGCCCTGGGCAAGCCCAACGTGCTGCCGGCCGGCGGTCAAAGTCCAAACGCCTGGGCTCCCGACAAACCCAAACGCAAAGAATTCTTGAAACTGGGTTTTGACAACCCCATCAGCATCCGTCAGATTGCCATCGCCGAGTCTCACAACCCCAGCGCCATTTACCGCGTGCTGGCCTACGATGAAGCCGGCAAAGAATATGTCGTGAATACACTCAACCCCAGCGCTGTACCCCTCAAGGGCCGGATGCTGAACCTGTTCATGGACCCCACGCCCTATAAGGTGGCTGCCATCAAGATCGAGTTCGACGGTGCCGCCGTGCCCGACTATTACAGCATCGACGCTGTGGCCATCTCCGACTCCAACTATCCCATCATCGCCGACATCCCGACGATGCAACTGCTGGCATCCGGCATTCTCATCGAAGCCCTGGACAAGAATGTGAACAGCGAGTACAGCGAATTAAACCCCTTGCTGTCGCCCGATGGAAAGACACTCTATTTCAGCCGGAAGAACCACCCGCAAAATATCGGTGGTGTGAACGACAAGGAGGACATCTGGTATTCTCAATTGGATTCGGCAGGCCACTGGCAACTGGCCCAGAACATGGGCCGCGAGTTCAACAACGCCGGACCGAACTTTGTGAACACAATCCGCTCGGTAACCCCCGATGGCAAGTCAGCCATCATGTTGCTCGGTAACAAGTACACAAAGAATGGTAAGATGGAGGCCGGTGTTTCCATCAGCTCGAATGTGAATGGCCAATGGACCAAGCCCAAAGCCCTCAACATCGACAACGACTATAACTACAACGAAAAGGCAAACTATTTCCTCACCGACAACCGCCAGACATTGCTCATGTCGGTAGAGCGCGAGGACACCAAAGGCAGCCGCGACTTGTATGTTTCCTTTATGAAATCGGATAGCAGCTGGACGGAACCCAAAAACCTGGGAGACGTGGTGAACACCGCCAACGAAGAAACCGCTCCCTTCCTCGCCTCCGACGACAAGACCTTATACTTCTCCTCCAACGGCTTCAGCGGCTACGGCGGCAGCGACATCTACGTGTCCAAACGCCTGGATGACACGTGGACCAACTGGTCGGAACCCGAAAACCTCGGACCGGAGATCAACTCGCCCCTGGAAGACCTCTTCTTCAACATACCTGCCTCGAGCGAGTTTGCCTATTATTCCCGCGGCGTGAGCGAAACCAACACGGACATCTTCCGCGTGAAGCTGCCCATCATCAAAAATCCCGAACCTTGGATCACCGTGCGCGGCAAGATCGTGGACAAAACTACCGGTCAGCCCCTGGGTGCCAAGATCGTGTATGAACGCCTGCCCGACGGCAAAGGCGTGGGCATAGCCCAGTCCAATCCCGAGACCGGCGAGTATGAGATCAGACTCCCTGCCGGCCACCTCTATGGCCTGCGCGCCGAAGCGGATGGAAAACTTTCCGAAAGTCAAAACCTGGATACCCGCGACATCAAAGCCGACCAGGTCATTGCCAAAGACTTCAACCTCGATCCGATCGCCGTGGCGACCATCGCCGAGAATGTCACGATCGTGTTGAACAACGTGTTCTTTGATTTCGACAAAGCCACCCTCAAGTCGGAATCCTTCCCGGAGTTGAATCGCGTGGTCACTTTAATGACAGAGAAACCGAACATGCAGATCGAGATCTCCGGCCACACCGATACCTCGGGTCCTGAGCAATACAACCTGGGCTTATCGGAACGGAGAGCGAAAGCCGTCATGAAATATTTTAGTGATAAAGGCGTACCCAAAGACCGCATGACCGTATTGTTCTTTGGAGAAACCAAGCCTACAGAGTCGAACGAAACAAAAGAGGGCAGAAAGAAAAACCGTAGGGTTGAATTCAAGATTTTGAAACTATAA